A section of the Triticum dicoccoides isolate Atlit2015 ecotype Zavitan chromosome 7A, WEW_v2.0, whole genome shotgun sequence genome encodes:
- the LOC119333014 gene encoding probable indole-3-pyruvate monooxygenase YUCCA11 has translation MENAIVLIVGAGPAGLATAACLSQFSIPYVIVERESCNASLWRNRAYDRLKLHLAKEFCKSYSGMNALVVGSGNSGMEIAYDLAAHGANTSVVIRSPIHVMTKELIRLGMTLARRLPLNLVDKLLVMAANLIFGDLSRYGIRRPKMGPMIVKSKTGRSAVIDVGTVGLIKKGIIKVQGSISKIMGDIVEFQCSKKISFDVIVFATGYKSTANIWLKNGESMLNGNGLPIEEYPNHWKGENGLYCAGLGRRGLAGIAADAKNIANDIKSVIGAMSD, from the exons ATGGAGAATGCTATAGTGTTGATTGTTGGCGCTGGGCCAGCAGGCCTTGCAACAGCAGCATGCCTTAGCCAATTCTCAATTCCCTATGTCATTGTCGAGCGTGAAAGTTGCAACGCGTCGCTTTGGCGCAACCGCGCCTACGATCGCCTCAAGCTGCATCTTGCAAAGGAGTTCT GCAAGAGCTACTCTGGCATGAATGCATTGGTCGTTGGATCTGGCAACTCTGGAATGGAAATTGCTTATGACCTTGCGGCCCATGGTGCCAATACTTCAGTTGTTATACGAAGCCCG ATTCATGTAATGACAAAGGAATTAATCCGGTTGGGGATGACACTTGCTCGCCGCCTTCCACTGAATCTAGTGGATAAACTCCTTGTGATGGCGGCAAATTTAATATTTGGAGACCTATCGAGGTATGGCATCAGAAGGCCAAAAATGGGTCCAATGATCGTCAAGTCAAAAACCGGCCGATCCGCTGTTATTGATGTTGGCACTGTTGGGTTAATCAAAAAAGGTATCATCAAA GTACAGGGGAGCATTAGTAAGATCATGGGCGATATAGTTGAATTTCAATGCAGTAAAAAGATATCATTTGACGTGATTGTGTTTGCAACTGGATACAAAAGCACAGCAAATATATGGCTCAAG AATGGTGAGAGCATGTTAAATGGCAATGGACTGCCCATCGAAGAATATCCAAATCATTGGAAAGGTGAAAATGGGCTCTATTGTGCTGGGTTAGGAAGGAGAGGATTGGCTGGTATTGCAGCAGATGCCAAGAATATTGCCAATGACATCAAATCAGTGATAGGCGCTATGTCCGACTAG